A region of the Paenibacillus sp. J23TS9 genome:
TTTGCTGATTCCCGTACCGCTCATTGCCACTTCATCCGTGATACACTCGTCATGCCCGCATTTGGAACACTTGAACTCATTCATAATCACCGTTTCAATATCCAAATCAGCCGTATCTGCTTCTACATCCCCAATAGCATTTGTTTCTCCATTGGAACCCATGAGATGTTCCGGTAATACTTCAGTTTTGCATTCTGGACATACCTGATCCACCAGTTCAACCTCTTGTCCGCACCAAGGACATTGAATCATTGGATTTCCCCCTTTGTTACCATTCATATGCCTCGGCCGCAGCAATCCATATCACACATTACTCTCTTCCTGTGGGTCTATAAATGCTTTCGGAAGCCTTCGACCTGTTCGTCCCTGTACCCCAGCTTCTCATAGAAAATATGAGCCTCCTTGCGCTTCTCGCCAGACACAAAAATAATATAGGCACAGCCCTTATCTCTTGCAATCTGTTCGATTTCAGCCATCAGCTTCTTCCCGATGCCTTGCCTGCGGATTTGATCGGACACGATTACATTTTCAATTACCATGAATGGTTTGCACGTACCAACGAAATCAAGGCAAATAATACCCATCAGTGAACCGGCTAACTCTCCTTCATGAAAAGCGCCTAAGATATGATAATTGCCGCTGGCTACAGCAGACTTGAATACTTCTTTCATGCGCTCCTCGTTGGTCGGTATTCCCATCAACTCTTCATATAAATGGCTCAATGCCAAAAGATCATCTTCTGTAATTGGTTTAACGGTCATTATGGATCTCCTGCTTTCTTGATGAATTCACTTCCATAATGCAAGTGTACCTGGATTGCTGGCAAGAAGCCATAATGCATAAATGAAGAATTTTCGGTATGATAGGTTTAAAGGAAGCGAGGTCACCATATGAACAACCAAGCTGAGCTGCTATGGCAGCAGATTTTTGAAAAGGGTACTTCACATACAGCGGATTTTAAAGATGCTCTTAACCTGCTGCCGGGGGCTGAGGATGAAGAATTTGCGTCCCTTGAGGTCAAGTTAGGGTTGACGCTGCCCGAAGAAATGAAAAGCTTCTACAAGGTACATAACGGACAGAATTGGTCTGCTGGTTCACATAGCTTCGTTCGAAATCTGACACTGACGCCGATTGCTGCAGTGATGGACAACTGGGCTTTTTTACAGGAAGAATTCGATCCGGATGATATGGAAAAGGATATCGAATCTGGAATTAAGCCGATGCTCTGGAACGCCAAGTGGATTCCGATTGCGGAAAACGGTGCAGGTGACTATCTCTGTCTGGATACAGATCCCACGGAGGAAGGCAATTACGGGCAGGTGTTATATTTTTGGCATGACTGGGGTAACCGTTCTGTTGAGGCTAGAAATCTCTTTGATTTTATTGAACGCTGCCTGCAAGAAGAAGATGAGAAAGAGGATTAAACAGACGGTGATGTAATCACCGTTTTTTCATCTTGATCTATTAATGGCGGGAATGAACCCCAGTCATTGGGTTGGCATTAAATAATGCCGAACTTTTTTAGCGCATAGGAAATTCCGTCTTCACTGGCTTTTTTGGTTACAAAATCTGCTTTCTCTTTAAGCTCTTGCTCCCCGTTTCCCATGGCAATTCCAAGTCCCACGTACTCCAGCATATCGATGTCATTTCCTCCGTCACCAAAGGCAACCGCTTCAGAACTGCTAAAATTGAAATGCTCCAGCACCTTTTTTATCGCAGATGATTTGGTGGCCTCGAATTCCTCATACACGTTCATCACATAGTTATGCCAGCGTTTGAATTTCAGTGTTGGGAATTTGTCTACGAATTTTTGAGCCTCGCTGTCATCGGCGTATAAACACATTCCGTAAATCTCTTCTGTGACTGAAATCATCTTTTCCGGAAAATCGATAATCGACAATGTCTCTTTCAAAGTATGGATCACCCGCTGATTATCATGTCCAATGCCGTTCATCATGTATTGCTCCGTAAAATAGGAGAGGCTGTGTCCATTGAGCTCCGCAAAAGCCGAGACCCCCTGAACCGTTTCCGCCGTAATGACCGATTTATGGATCGTTTGGTCATTGTATTTCACCAATGCTCCGTTGGCAGATATAAATGTATCAAACCCAATCAATTTAAACTCTTGGCACAGATTATAAGGCCTTCCTGTCGCAATAACGACTTTTATTCCTTGCTCCATCAACTGAATAATGGCTTGTTGGGTGCTAAGCGGCATACTTCTGTCCGTTTCACTTAGCAGGGTTCCGTCTACATCAAAAAATACGATTTTATACATTTCTGTGCAAGCCACCTTTGTCATTACGATTCATTCTCTTCGGTTCCTCCGTAAGCGAATTGCTGAAGCCTTGTTAAAACTTGAGCAATTTTGCCGTTCATCGCGACAGCAAGAAATAAACCTTCCATAAACCGATCACCTCGTATATAGCTGGTTACAAGCTTTCTCAAGGTCTCCAGATCAGCACTCATAATATGTTCCTCTATATCCCCGTCTATATCCTTATAGATCTCATATTCGCGGATCCATGCACCCCAATCGAACACGATTAGGAAACCCGTATCATACAGCTCCTTGCGGAATGCAAGTATGGTCTCTGCTTCACATGTGTAGCCATTCACTTCCCTGCAAAAGGTATCGGCAGGCCCCTGGAAAAATTCAAGATATTGGATTAATCTATCGATTTCGGTTGCAGTTATGATTGCATTATCCTGCAAAATGGTTCCTCCTCACCTGATCCCTCAAAGTGTCTATAGACGCTACATATCCGACCTATCGGGCCTCCATCCGATATCTTGGCTCCACTGACTTGCCCTTCTCATTATCTCCCATATGAAAGGCTCTTTTTCTTCGACATACCGATGCCGATCCTGTTGATACAATTTCATGAGAGTATACTTGAGTTCAGCATATTTTTGCGCGTCCTCCGCATGACTCCGTAAGTAATCCCTAAACAATAAGGCAAATTGTTCAGAGAAACTTCCAGCTTCTCTGATATGAATGTGGGTTCTTCGCGTTCCGCTGCCTTCTCTAAAATATCTTTTGGTTCTTTCCATGTTATCTGCTCTAAAAATGTACCCCAAGCCTTCCATTTGTGTTTGGTAGACGCCAACGGGCTCTAATGCCTGGACAGATATTTGGATATCAATGATCGGTTTTGCATCCAGCCCAACTACCGCTGTTGATCCGATGTGATCTATTCTTAGTGCAATGTCTTGAAGTGCATTTCGGATTCTATATGCGATCTCATTGAACTCAATCGCCCATTCAGGATTGTAGGGTGCAACAATGATTTCATTATTCATGTGATGCCCTTTCTTCGGTTCATGGTCTGTTGATCATATTTGGACATGAGCTCGGACAGAATTTTTTGGATGCAGCTCAGAAGCTCTGGAGGATTCTCCACAGTAACTTTTAAGCCCAAACCAATAAAAAATTGTGCAAAGAACGGAATGTCGCTCTTTAATATATTTCCTTCCAGCCAACCGGTACCATCCTCACGGGTCTGAAGCTTAAGCACAGGCCATGGCTCAGACTCATACGTCAGAACACCGTCTTTGGTCAATTCCGCGAAAAGATGGACATACTCCTGATCTACTTGGCGGATCAATTCTCTATTCTCTAGGTGGATATGCCGAATATCCATCGGTGCCTTTTCCGAAAGGTCAACAGAATGTATTCGATCGCATCGAAACACACGGATTTCATGATTTCGAAAAGAATAAGCAGGACAGTACCACAATCCATTCCTTGTATAAATTCCAATAGGCTGTATTTCCCTGCTCGTTTGATTGTCTTTTGATTCATATTCAACGGTCAGGACTTTCTGCTGAATAGCAGCGTCTAGCAATATGGATAAATGCGGTGCAGTGACCTGCCTTTCCGGCGTCACAAAATCAACACGATTTTTCATTTGATCAATACGATCCCGGGTGTCGCCGGACATGTAGTAATAAAACTTGCTTAATGCCGCAGTTGATTCCGTCTCAAAAGGAAGGGAAGAATAGTGACGTAAAGCATGGATCGCAAAAAATATCGAAACAGCTTCCTCCTCGGTGAACGCTATAGGTGGCAAGGTTCTCTCCCTTAACACTTGGTAGCCCCCATGCGGCCCTACTTCCGAATATAAAGGAACTCCCAATTCACTTAATTCCTGCAAATCCCTGAGAATCGTTCGCGATGACACCCCATACTCTTGTGCGAGCTCCTTCACTGTAAACTTACGTTTCCGATTAACGGTCATCATTAGTTCCATAAGTCTTTTGGATTTAGACATCGCTTTTACTCCGTTATTTATGATTATGACAATACTTGTCACTATTATCATTTAAAATGAATTTCAAGTCCAGCCTGAGCGCATGGCGTGAAGGAAATGAACTTGTATTCCGGATAACCTGTAAAAGCCAGATTGCAATCGAGTTAACTTTTACTAACCTACTAGGAGGTAACAACCATATGCTGCATTCACATCACAGTCGTTTGCCAGTCAGAAAGTATTTTACATCAGGTACTTTAAAGCTTTCTTATCTTGATTTTGGCGGAGAAAATCCAAATATACTACTTATGCTGCATGGTCACATGGGCAACGCAAGAACCTTTTCGGAACTAGCTTACAAATTTCCTGAATGGCATGTTATCGCTTTGGACCAGCGTGGACATGGCTGGAGTGAGCATGCTCCTGAGAAGGATTATTCAAGAGAAGGTTATTTGGCCGATATTCATCATTTTATATGCCAAGAGCTTGGTGAAACACCTGTTACGTTGTTGGGTCATTCTTTAGGTGGTGTCAACGCCTACCAGTTTGCAGCCCGGTATCCTGAGCTTGTCAACGCTGTAATTGTGGAAGACATTGGCGTTGAAATAAACAGTAACCTGAACTTTGCCGAAATGCTTCCTACACGATCCTCTTCTCTAAAGGAATTAAGAGACTCGCTCCTGCAAGCAGGGCTTAAAGCCATTGATTATTTTTCTGAAAGCGTATTTGAAGATGAGGCAGGCTGGGGATTTCGTTCAGATCTAGCAGGGATGAGCATTTCCCAACAACACATCAACGGAGCTTGGTGGGAGGATTGGATGTCCTCGACTTGCCCTATTTTGCTGATTCACGGTAAAAAAAGCTTCGTCATGGATGCAAATCATGCTGAGCTTATGGTATCCAGAAGACCCAACACCAAGCTTGAAGTTTTTGCAGAATGCGGTCACGGCGTCCATTCCGATGATCTGGAGGGATTTTATCGCGTTGTAAAGAAGTTTCTCGACGAGCTGTAGGAATTATCAAGGAAAAGAGCCGGCTGTTTCAGCGTGTAGACATTAGAAGGTTAAGAGGAAACCCGGGTGGATCCTGCGATCCACCTTTTTGGCCGGTTAGGTACGGTCATGTATTGATTCAGCCACCAGCTTTAATTGATTGTTTCGGTGCTCCAGAAAACTCTTCATGTATTTCTTTAATATTAATCTCTCCGTGATCCAGCCTAGGATTCCGAATGGGGCTTCAAGAATCAACTTATCCTTCATTAATGTCTTTCGGTTAACCTCTTCAAAAGTATGCTCATGTCTTAAACTCTTAAATGCCCCCTTCATCATTACATCCACGAAAACATATGGTCGCTTATAATGAGCGATTTTTGATGTAAGCTTTTGTCTAATCAGAAAATAGGTAGCTTGGAAGGTTACAACTCCTTCTTCACCAATCATGCCTTCGGTCGTTCCCCCAATTGCCCTTTCCCTTGTATGCTTCCACACCGTTTGGGTGTGTACCGTGATATCCCTTGCTAGATCAAAACAAGCATCTATAGGTAGATCAATGAGAATTTCGGTTTCGACGATGATCAAGCGGGACACCTCATTATGTCTGTGATTTCATTGCTTTTCGGATATAGTCTTATGCATTTTCACTTCAAATTGTGGCTTGGTGACATAATCCATGTACTGAATCTGTCCATCAAAATCCAAATAAACTTGATATCGGGTACGAATGGCAGGTGCAGTCACCATATCAAGCACTTTTCCTTTATCAATCCAGCAGCTTTCCGATGTTTCCTCTGAAGTACATAATTCTCCGCCCACTGGCTTACATACAAAATCCAGCATCAACTTTGTAGGCACATCGGTTATTCCATCATGCCATTTATATATTCCCGTGTTTGAATAAACCCCAATCATGTGGGATACTATGGCAATAATACCGCTCTCCTCTTCTATTTCTCTACATAATGCATCCACCAAATTTTCACCAACCTCTACTTGTCCACCGGGAAAAACCCAACCACCATGTTGTGTCTTTACTAAAAGAATCTGACCTAGTTCATTTTCTACGATTCCACCTGCGGCTACGATATGGG
Encoded here:
- a CDS encoding GNAT family N-acetyltransferase; translation: MTVKPITEDDLLALSHLYEELMGIPTNEERMKEVFKSAVASGNYHILGAFHEGELAGSLMGIICLDFVGTCKPFMVIENVIVSDQIRRQGIGKKLMAEIEQIARDKGCAYIIFVSGEKRKEAHIFYEKLGYRDEQVEGFRKHL
- a CDS encoding NUDIX hydrolase — encoded protein: MTMPTHIVAAGGIVENELGQILLVKTQHGGWVFPGGQVEVGENLVDALCREIEEESGIIAIVSHMIGVYSNTGIYKWHDGITDVPTKLMLDFVCKPVGGELCTSEETSESCWIDKGKVLDMVTAPAIRTRYQVYLDFDGQIQYMDYVTKPQFEVKMHKTISEKQ
- a CDS encoding alpha/beta fold hydrolase, translated to MLHSHHSRLPVRKYFTSGTLKLSYLDFGGENPNILLMLHGHMGNARTFSELAYKFPEWHVIALDQRGHGWSEHAPEKDYSREGYLADIHHFICQELGETPVTLLGHSLGGVNAYQFAARYPELVNAVIVEDIGVEINSNLNFAEMLPTRSSSLKELRDSLLQAGLKAIDYFSESVFEDEAGWGFRSDLAGMSISQQHINGAWWEDWMSSTCPILLIHGKKSFVMDANHAELMVSRRPNTKLEVFAECGHGVHSDDLEGFYRVVKKFLDEL
- a CDS encoding GrpB family protein yields the protein MNNEIIVAPYNPEWAIEFNEIAYRIRNALQDIALRIDHIGSTAVVGLDAKPIIDIQISVQALEPVGVYQTQMEGLGYIFRADNMERTKRYFREGSGTRRTHIHIREAGSFSEQFALLFRDYLRSHAEDAQKYAELKYTLMKLYQQDRHRYVEEKEPFIWEIMRRASQWSQDIGWRPDRSDM
- a CDS encoding Cof-type HAD-IIB family hydrolase gives rise to the protein MYKIVFFDVDGTLLSETDRSMPLSTQQAIIQLMEQGIKVVIATGRPYNLCQEFKLIGFDTFISANGALVKYNDQTIHKSVITAETVQGVSAFAELNGHSLSYFTEQYMMNGIGHDNQRVIHTLKETLSIIDFPEKMISVTEEIYGMCLYADDSEAQKFVDKFPTLKFKRWHNYVMNVYEEFEATKSSAIKKVLEHFNFSSSEAVAFGDGGNDIDMLEYVGLGIAMGNGEQELKEKADFVTKKASEDGISYALKKFGII
- a CDS encoding YafY family protein, which produces MSKSKRLMELMMTVNRKRKFTVKELAQEYGVSSRTILRDLQELSELGVPLYSEVGPHGGYQVLRERTLPPIAFTEEEAVSIFFAIHALRHYSSLPFETESTAALSKFYYYMSGDTRDRIDQMKNRVDFVTPERQVTAPHLSILLDAAIQQKVLTVEYESKDNQTSREIQPIGIYTRNGLWYCPAYSFRNHEIRVFRCDRIHSVDLSEKAPMDIRHIHLENRELIRQVDQEYVHLFAELTKDGVLTYESEPWPVLKLQTREDGTGWLEGNILKSDIPFFAQFFIGLGLKVTVENPPELLSCIQKILSELMSKYDQQTMNRRKGIT
- a CDS encoding SMI1/KNR4 family protein, which gives rise to MNNQAELLWQQIFEKGTSHTADFKDALNLLPGAEDEEFASLEVKLGLTLPEEMKSFYKVHNGQNWSAGSHSFVRNLTLTPIAAVMDNWAFLQEEFDPDDMEKDIESGIKPMLWNAKWIPIAENGAGDYLCLDTDPTEEGNYGQVLYFWHDWGNRSVEARNLFDFIERCLQEEDEKED
- a CDS encoding SRPBCC family protein gives rise to the protein MIIVETEILIDLPIDACFDLARDITVHTQTVWKHTRERAIGGTTEGMIGEEGVVTFQATYFLIRQKLTSKIAHYKRPYVFVDVMMKGAFKSLRHEHTFEEVNRKTLMKDKLILEAPFGILGWITERLILKKYMKSFLEHRNNQLKLVAESIHDRT
- a CDS encoding zinc ribbon domain-containing protein, with translation MIQCPWCGQEVELVDQVCPECKTEVLPEHLMGSNGETNAIGDVEADTADLDIETVIMNEFKCSKCGHDECITDEVAMSGTGISKIMDINYHHFLFVSCTHCGFVEIYNPDVLRGYKSGKLSTVMDILFGR
- a CDS encoding DUF6508 domain-containing protein, which encodes MQDNAIITATEIDRLIQYLEFFQGPADTFCREVNGYTCEAETILAFRKELYDTGFLIVFDWGAWIREYEIYKDIDGDIEEHIMSADLETLRKLVTSYIRGDRFMEGLFLAVAMNGKIAQVLTRLQQFAYGGTEENES